The proteins below are encoded in one region of Actinomycetota bacterium:
- a CDS encoding cell wall-binding repeat-containing protein, producing the protein MSTPRHPAWPMLAALLALVLVPVGVPTPVAAAPADGPDCLPAGGMDLAFLTSEAVAAEDPDVVLNGGGFGHGVGMSQYATQGAALLGCTHGTILATSYPGSRIDSAAMPAVIRIGLRATTDLTTVYRTTAAGSGGADVPIHLCNEQATSCSPTEVVIPAGEEWIVEADGDSTDFVLRDGNGNERWRGGDVIYDRLRAMHDGTVVRIVESGRRVKWGFTEFDYTSEGGGTVFVVQHITPTDDHEAMDRYLWGLAEVPSSWEPAALRAQAIAARSYALAQIDQRAAVYGPNGVPSCRCDLRPDTTDQYYAGFDKEEADTERRWGDAVDATAGQVLTYTDPETDTTSTVSAFYSSSHGGWSENVQHVWGSAIPYLQAVDVSRWEIAADPEDPLNPYQRWSRGFSHAELAEAFGLETFTSIEVDRRGPGGRPSALDGGGVLAVGTDGSGQRVEKRYSGERIRSVLGLRSGLVHVGEYIPDAHLVPQRLAGDERVATSVALSQRGWSDAATVVVARSDNPADALAGSTLAGTFDAPLLITPSDALAAATAAEIDRLGATQVVMLGGEAALSQQVEEALEELSDVAEVRRLDGANRFETAALIAELLPRPAEGETGALIVRGQFPEHPTREWADALAVASLAARSGGSGAPLPVFIVTDVVPAETWAALEAWQPANVAIVGGPATIPPSVEEELASAGYTTSRLAGDDRYGTSRQVASIDASEEQIVVLATGTNYPDGLSAGPLAARLGGRLLLVPSEYDGARSPWDSGQHPDWLVQLGWEHPQLLVSGGPVAIRDTVVDAVRVAMVEGAAAARDAAAEEAEPTASPEPSPTDAGG; encoded by the coding sequence GTGAGCACTCCCCGGCACCCCGCGTGGCCGATGTTGGCGGCCCTGCTGGCGCTCGTGCTCGTACCGGTTGGGGTCCCGACACCGGTCGCCGCGGCTCCCGCCGACGGCCCCGACTGCCTCCCCGCCGGCGGGATGGATCTCGCCTTCCTCACCAGCGAGGCCGTAGCGGCCGAGGATCCCGACGTGGTGCTCAACGGGGGTGGCTTCGGCCACGGCGTCGGGATGAGCCAGTACGCGACGCAGGGAGCGGCGCTCCTGGGTTGCACCCACGGCACCATCCTCGCGACGTCCTACCCCGGTAGCCGGATCGACTCCGCCGCGATGCCAGCGGTTATCCGCATCGGCCTGCGCGCGACCACCGACCTCACCACGGTCTACCGCACGACCGCCGCCGGTTCCGGTGGCGCCGATGTCCCGATCCACCTCTGCAACGAGCAAGCAACCTCGTGCTCGCCTACCGAGGTCGTGATCCCCGCCGGCGAGGAGTGGATCGTCGAGGCGGATGGTGACTCGACGGACTTCGTCCTGCGCGACGGCAACGGGAACGAGCGCTGGCGCGGCGGCGATGTGATCTACGACCGGCTGCGTGCCATGCACGACGGCACGGTCGTGCGTATCGTCGAGTCGGGGCGACGGGTCAAGTGGGGCTTCACCGAGTTCGACTACACGTCGGAGGGCGGTGGGACGGTCTTCGTCGTGCAGCACATCACCCCCACGGATGACCACGAGGCGATGGACCGCTACCTGTGGGGACTCGCCGAGGTGCCGTCTTCCTGGGAGCCCGCTGCCCTGCGGGCGCAGGCGATCGCGGCGCGCAGCTACGCGCTGGCGCAGATCGATCAACGCGCGGCGGTCTACGGCCCCAACGGCGTGCCCTCCTGCCGCTGCGACCTGCGCCCCGACACGACCGACCAGTACTACGCCGGCTTCGACAAGGAGGAGGCCGACACGGAGCGGCGGTGGGGGGATGCGGTCGACGCGACCGCCGGTCAGGTCCTGACCTACACCGATCCGGAGACGGATACGACCAGCACCGTTTCGGCGTTCTACTCCTCGAGCCACGGCGGCTGGAGCGAGAACGTCCAGCACGTCTGGGGCAGCGCGATCCCCTACCTCCAGGCGGTCGACGTCTCCCGCTGGGAGATCGCCGCCGATCCCGAGGACCCCCTGAACCCCTACCAGCGCTGGTCCCGTGGCTTCAGCCACGCCGAACTCGCCGAGGCGTTCGGCCTGGAGACGTTCACCTCCATCGAGGTCGACCGTCGAGGACCCGGCGGACGACCCTCAGCCCTCGACGGCGGTGGTGTGCTCGCCGTCGGCACGGATGGGTCCGGGCAACGGGTCGAGAAGCGCTACTCGGGCGAGCGCATCCGGTCGGTCCTCGGTCTGCGGTCGGGACTCGTCCACGTCGGTGAGTACATCCCCGATGCCCACCTCGTCCCCCAGCGCCTCGCGGGAGATGAGCGGGTCGCGACGAGCGTCGCGCTGTCACAGCGAGGTTGGTCCGACGCGGCGACTGTCGTCGTGGCGCGCTCTGACAACCCGGCCGACGCGCTGGCCGGCAGCACGTTGGCTGGCACGTTCGACGCCCCACTGCTGATCACGCCCTCCGACGCGTTGGCCGCCGCGACCGCGGCCGAGATCGACCGGCTCGGCGCCACGCAGGTCGTGATGCTGGGCGGAGAGGCGGCGCTGTCGCAGCAGGTCGAGGAGGCGCTCGAGGAGCTGTCCGACGTCGCCGAGGTGCGACGGCTGGATGGCGCCAACCGCTTCGAGACCGCGGCGCTCATCGCCGAGCTGCTGCCTCGCCCCGCGGAGGGCGAGACGGGTGCGCTCATCGTGCGTGGTCAGTTCCCCGAGCACCCCACCCGCGAGTGGGCCGATGCGCTGGCGGTGGCGAGCCTGGCCGCGCGCAGCGGCGGCTCGGGCGCCCCGCTCCCGGTCTTCATCGTGACCGACGTGGTCCCTGCGGAGACCTGGGCCGCACTCGAGGCCTGGCAGCCCGCCAACGTCGCCATCGTCGGCGGCCCGGCGACTATCCCTCCGTCGGTCGAGGAGGAGCTCGCATCCGCTGGTTACACGACCTCCCGTCTCGCCGGCGATGACCGCTACGGCACGAGCCGCCAGGTGGCGTCGATCGACGCGTCCGAGGAGCAGATCGTCGTCCTCGCGACCGGCACGAACTACCCCGACGGGTTGTCGGCCGGACCGCTGGCGGCCCGGCTGGGAGGTCGGCTCCTGCTCGTACCCAGCGAGTACGACGGCGCCCGCTCCCCGTGGGACTCGGGCCAACACCCCGACTGGCTCGTGCAACTCGGCTGGGAGCACCCGCAGCTGCTCGTCTCCGGCGGGCCGGTCGCGATCCGTGACACGGTCGTGGACGCGGTCCGGGTCGCGATGGTCGAGGGTGCCGCTGCCGCGCGTGATGCGGCCGCGGAGGAGGCAGAGCCGACGGCGTCCCCGGAGCCCAGCCCGACCGATGCCGGGGGCTGA
- a CDS encoding NDP-sugar synthase — translation MSDAGSSHLPRVALIVAGGRGTRLQPLTYDTPKPLLDFCGEPFLLGVLRRLSAASVARVLLVVGAITEPFDRLRGPAAQLGIELSSVPEPEPLDTAGGVRSVIDQFDDRFLVLNGDILTDVDLASVAAAHARSGADATMVLTRVEDTSSYGVAVRDGTRITRFVEKPPEGTLPGQDAINAGTYLLEPHVLQPHPEGPLSFERDVFPGLIRRGGHLEGVVWEGVWADLGTPRRYREGHRLALNGELRWPSVTRVPEREPGLRIADGADVAPEATLHAPALVLEQARIRPGAVVGPGTVVGRACDVGERVRLGSCILHEDVHVGPAVVAEGLIAGRGCRIESGARLGTNVVLGSGQTVAAGERLDDGARHPPAAG, via the coding sequence GTGAGTGACGCGGGCTCGAGCCACCTTCCGAGGGTCGCGCTCATCGTCGCTGGCGGGCGTGGTACCCGCCTGCAGCCGCTGACCTACGACACCCCGAAGCCGCTGCTCGACTTCTGCGGCGAGCCGTTCCTGCTCGGCGTGCTGCGGCGACTGTCAGCGGCGAGCGTCGCCCGGGTCCTGCTGGTCGTCGGCGCGATCACCGAGCCGTTCGACCGCCTCCGCGGGCCGGCCGCGCAGCTCGGCATCGAGCTCTCCTCGGTCCCCGAGCCCGAACCGCTGGATACCGCCGGGGGCGTCCGCAGCGTCATCGACCAGTTCGATGACCGCTTCCTCGTGCTCAACGGGGACATCCTCACGGACGTCGACCTCGCCAGCGTCGCTGCGGCGCACGCGCGCTCCGGTGCCGACGCGACCATGGTCCTCACCCGCGTCGAGGACACCTCGAGCTACGGCGTGGCCGTTCGCGACGGCACGCGTATCACGCGGTTCGTCGAGAAGCCGCCAGAGGGGACGCTGCCGGGTCAGGACGCCATCAACGCGGGCACGTACCTGCTGGAACCGCACGTCCTGCAGCCCCACCCCGAAGGTCCGCTCAGCTTCGAGCGCGACGTGTTCCCTGGCCTGATCCGACGAGGTGGCCACCTCGAGGGAGTGGTGTGGGAGGGGGTGTGGGCCGACCTCGGCACGCCCCGGCGCTACCGCGAGGGGCACCGGCTCGCCCTCAACGGTGAGCTCCGCTGGCCGTCGGTGACCCGCGTGCCAGAGCGGGAGCCCGGTCTGCGGATCGCCGACGGCGCCGACGTGGCGCCGGAGGCCACGCTCCACGCCCCCGCTCTGGTGCTGGAGCAGGCGCGCATCCGCCCGGGTGCCGTGGTCGGTCCAGGCACGGTGGTCGGCCGAGCCTGCGACGTCGGTGAGCGCGTCCGTCTCGGGTCGTGCATCCTGCACGAGGACGTGCACGTCGGTCCGGCGGTCGTCGCCGAGGGCCTGATCGCGGGCCGCGGGTGCCGGATCGAGTCGGGTGCCCGGCTGGGGACCAACGTGGTCCTCGGATCAGGGCAGACCGTCGCCGCCGGCGAGCGCCTCGACGACGGGGCGCGACACCCGCCCGCTGCCGGCTGA
- a CDS encoding glycosyltransferase family 2 protein has protein sequence MPPPEPRIAVVIVSHETRDEALACLATLTDAGADEVVLVDTGSTDDTAEAVRSRYPEATVLALDNIGYGRAANAGVARTRAPVVVVANADTRFTAGSLSALADVLESDPGVGAVGPLVRYPDGRRQASARRFPSLGQAAGHALLGLWWPDNRWTRTYRMTDEDPSAPKEVDWLSGCAVALRRAAFEQVGGFDPAYFMYVEDVDLGYRLRQEGWRVRWEPSAEVVHSVGASTQGRRAKMVVEHAKSLDRFYGRAYARGVGRVLRPLIRLGLGAWIVLVLAWDAFVRVRTGRSTTGE, from the coding sequence GTGCCTCCTCCCGAGCCGCGGATCGCCGTCGTCATCGTCTCGCACGAGACGCGGGACGAGGCGCTCGCGTGCCTGGCGACCCTGACCGACGCCGGCGCGGACGAGGTCGTCCTCGTCGACACCGGCTCGACGGACGACACCGCCGAAGCGGTCCGCTCCCGCTACCCCGAAGCCACGGTGCTCGCGCTCGACAACATCGGCTACGGACGGGCAGCCAACGCCGGGGTGGCACGGACGCGGGCCCCCGTGGTCGTCGTCGCGAACGCCGACACGCGCTTCACCGCGGGGTCGCTGTCGGCGCTGGCCGACGTCCTCGAGTCCGATCCGGGCGTCGGCGCGGTGGGTCCGCTCGTGCGCTACCCCGATGGACGGCGACAGGCGAGCGCCCGCCGCTTCCCGTCGCTGGGCCAGGCGGCTGGCCACGCGCTCCTCGGGCTGTGGTGGCCCGACAACCGCTGGACCCGCACGTACCGCATGACCGACGAGGACCCGTCGGCCCCGAAGGAGGTGGACTGGCTGTCCGGCTGCGCGGTCGCGCTCCGACGCGCCGCTTTCGAACAGGTCGGCGGGTTCGACCCTGCCTACTTCATGTACGTCGAGGACGTCGACCTCGGGTACCGCCTGCGCCAGGAGGGTTGGCGGGTCCGCTGGGAGCCCAGCGCCGAGGTCGTGCACTCGGTGGGCGCGTCCACCCAAGGACGACGCGCGAAGATGGTCGTGGAACACGCCAAGAGCCTGGATCGGTTCTACGGCCGTGCGTACGCCCGGGGCGTTGGTCGGGTGTTGCGTCCGTTGATCCGGCTGGGACTGGGCGCGTGGATCGTCCTCGTCCTCGCCTGGGACGCCTTCGTCCGGGTTCGGACGGGACGGAGCACGACCGGTGAGTGA
- a CDS encoding EamA family transporter gives MGTVAILLTSVALATAGQLFLKAGMERIGRIDELGAGALGTLIGKVIVTWQVPFGLIAFALSAVFWLITLSRLPLSTAYPVVSLSYVLILLFSVIVLGERPGVTVWVGGVLIMAGIALIGIGQS, from the coding sequence ATGGGCACGGTGGCGATCCTGCTCACCTCGGTCGCGCTCGCCACGGCGGGTCAGCTGTTCCTGAAGGCGGGGATGGAGCGCATCGGCCGCATCGACGAGCTGGGAGCCGGTGCACTCGGGACGTTGATCGGCAAGGTCATCGTCACGTGGCAGGTCCCGTTCGGTCTGATCGCGTTCGCGCTGTCGGCGGTGTTCTGGTTGATCACCCTGTCGCGACTGCCCCTGTCCACCGCGTACCCGGTGGTCAGCCTCAGCTACGTGTTGATCCTGCTGTTCAGCGTCATCGTCCTCGGTGAGCGCCCCGGCGTGACCGTCTGGGTCGGCGGCGTGCTGATCATGGCCGGCATCGCGCTCATCGGCATCGGTCAGTCCTAG
- the rfbD gene encoding dTDP-4-dehydrorhamnose reductase has translation MRVLVTGAGGQLGLDVVDAFDDHDVAPLTHADLDIAVEPDVVAAVRDLRPELIVNCAAWTDVDGCESDPDRAHRDNALGPWWLARAADLMDAAMVHLSTDYVFGGVADRPYREIDAPCPASEYGRSKAAGEMLVRQTLPAHYIVRTSWVCGARGNNFVRTMLRVGRDRGEARVVDDQTGSPTFTRDLAAAIRELSVSGRYGTYHRTNSGTCSWFELAAATFELAGLDVALSPMKSDELDRPAPRPAYSVLDNRHAIGSGLAQLPHWRDGLAALVDELGEAA, from the coding sequence GTGAGGGTGCTCGTCACCGGAGCCGGCGGCCAGCTCGGCCTGGACGTGGTCGATGCGTTCGACGATCACGATGTCGCGCCCCTCACACACGCCGACCTCGACATCGCGGTCGAACCGGATGTGGTCGCTGCGGTCCGCGACCTCCGCCCCGAGCTGATCGTGAACTGCGCGGCGTGGACCGACGTGGACGGCTGTGAGTCCGACCCCGACCGCGCCCACCGTGACAACGCGCTCGGCCCGTGGTGGCTCGCCCGTGCGGCCGACCTGATGGACGCTGCGATGGTGCACCTGTCCACCGACTACGTCTTCGGTGGGGTCGCTGATCGGCCGTACCGCGAGATCGACGCTCCTTGTCCGGCCAGCGAGTACGGGCGCTCCAAGGCGGCCGGGGAGATGCTCGTGCGCCAGACCCTGCCGGCGCACTACATCGTTCGGACGTCGTGGGTGTGCGGGGCGCGCGGCAACAACTTCGTCCGGACCATGCTCCGTGTCGGACGGGATCGGGGGGAGGCCCGTGTCGTCGACGACCAGACCGGTTCCCCCACCTTCACCCGCGACCTCGCGGCGGCGATCCGCGAGCTGTCGGTCAGTGGCCGCTACGGCACCTACCACCGCACCAACAGCGGCACGTGCAGCTGGTTCGAGCTCGCCGCCGCGACCTTCGAGCTCGCGGGGCTCGACGTCGCTCTGTCTCCGATGAAGTCCGACGAGCTTGATCGTCCCGCTCCCCGCCCCGCGTACTCCGTGCTCGACAACCGCCACGCGATCGGCTCGGGGTTGGCGCAGCTGCCCCACTGGCGCGACGGCCTCGCCGCGCTGGTGGACGAGTTGGGGGAGGCCGCCTGA
- the rfbB gene encoding dTDP-glucose 4,6-dehydratase, giving the protein MRVFVTGGAGFIGANFIRHVLATTDDVRITNFDKLTYAGNLASLQDHSDDPRYAFVQGDICDLDHVTDAMEGHDAVVNFAAESHVDRSIEGPVEFLHTNVTGAGVVFEVARRHQVDRVLHISTDEVYGSIDDGSFHENDGLFPNSPYSSSKAGADLLARAYFETYGFPITVTRTTNNFGPYHYPEKVIPLFVTNLIDGLKVPLYGDGRNVRDWTYVVDNAAAQWLVLTDGEPGAIYNVGAGNELSNRELTLTILDRFGLGEEMIEFVPDRPGHDLRYSVDATRIRELGWKPEQGFEEALDRTIAWYRDNEWWWRPLKQHGASARRGLAPSANGEDAE; this is encoded by the coding sequence GTGCGCGTCTTCGTCACTGGTGGTGCTGGCTTCATCGGCGCCAACTTCATCCGCCACGTCCTCGCCACCACCGACGACGTGCGGATCACGAACTTCGACAAACTGACCTACGCCGGCAACCTCGCCTCGCTGCAGGACCACAGCGACGACCCGCGGTACGCGTTCGTTCAGGGGGACATCTGCGATCTCGATCACGTGACCGACGCGATGGAGGGTCACGACGCGGTCGTGAACTTCGCCGCCGAGTCGCACGTCGACCGCTCGATCGAGGGTCCGGTCGAGTTCCTGCACACCAACGTGACCGGGGCAGGTGTCGTGTTCGAGGTGGCGCGCCGCCACCAGGTCGACCGTGTGCTGCACATCAGCACCGACGAGGTGTACGGCTCGATCGACGACGGCTCCTTCCACGAGAACGACGGCCTCTTCCCCAACAGCCCCTATTCGTCGTCCAAGGCCGGTGCCGACCTGCTGGCCCGCGCGTACTTCGAGACCTACGGGTTCCCGATCACCGTCACGCGCACGACGAACAACTTCGGGCCCTACCACTACCCCGAGAAGGTCATCCCGCTGTTCGTGACCAACCTCATCGACGGGTTGAAGGTCCCCCTCTACGGCGACGGTCGCAACGTGCGTGACTGGACCTACGTGGTCGACAACGCCGCGGCACAGTGGCTCGTTCTCACCGACGGTGAGCCGGGCGCGATCTACAACGTCGGGGCGGGCAACGAGCTCAGCAACCGCGAGCTCACGCTCACCATCCTCGATCGCTTCGGGCTCGGCGAGGAGATGATCGAGTTCGTCCCGGACCGCCCCGGTCACGACCTGCGGTACTCGGTCGACGCCACCAGGATCCGCGAGCTGGGGTGGAAGCCGGAACAGGGCTTCGAGGAGGCGCTCGACCGGACCATCGCCTGGTACCGCGACAACGAGTGGTGGTGGCGTCCCCTGAAGCAGCACGGCGCGTCAGCTCGGCGCGGCCTCGCGCCCTCTGCCAACGGCGAGGATGCCGAGTGA
- a CDS encoding glucose-1-phosphate thymidylyltransferase has translation MKALVLAGGAGTRLRPITHTSAKQLVPVANKPILFYGLEQIRDAGITDVGIIVGDTADEIRSAVGDGSDLGIKATFIPQDAPLGLAHALLTGADFLGDDDFVMFLGDNLIEGGIAPLVADFEERRPDAQILLKHVGDPERFGVAELDDEGNIVRLVEKPERPPSDLALIGVYLFTPAIFDAAKRIEPSARGELEITDAIQQLIDDGSTVRASIVTGWWLDTGKKDELLEANRIVLGTLPRRIDGDVDSSSEVVGEVVIEQGARLINSRVRGPAAIGRGTILEDSYVGPFTSIGADCYLLHTEIEHSVLLERCVVRHIPRIEGSLLGREVAIERGARKPAAYRFMLGDHSQVEVPGQS, from the coding sequence GTGAAGGCACTCGTCCTGGCTGGTGGCGCAGGGACGCGCCTGCGCCCCATCACGCACACGAGCGCCAAGCAGCTCGTGCCCGTGGCCAACAAGCCGATCCTCTTCTACGGTCTCGAACAGATCCGCGATGCGGGCATCACCGACGTGGGGATCATCGTCGGTGACACCGCGGACGAGATCCGCTCGGCGGTCGGGGACGGCTCCGACCTGGGCATCAAGGCGACCTTCATCCCCCAGGACGCCCCCTTGGGGCTCGCGCACGCGCTCCTGACCGGCGCGGACTTCCTGGGCGACGATGACTTCGTCATGTTCCTGGGGGACAACCTCATCGAGGGCGGGATCGCCCCGCTCGTCGCCGACTTCGAGGAGCGACGCCCCGACGCGCAGATCCTGCTCAAGCACGTCGGCGACCCGGAGCGCTTCGGGGTCGCGGAGCTCGACGACGAGGGCAACATCGTGCGTCTGGTCGAGAAGCCCGAGCGCCCGCCCAGCGACCTCGCGCTCATCGGCGTCTACCTGTTCACCCCCGCCATCTTCGATGCCGCCAAGCGCATCGAGCCGTCCGCGCGCGGCGAGCTCGAGATCACGGACGCGATCCAGCAGCTCATCGACGACGGCAGCACCGTGCGGGCCTCGATCGTGACCGGGTGGTGGCTGGACACCGGCAAGAAGGACGAGCTGCTCGAGGCCAACCGCATCGTCCTCGGGACGCTGCCCCGGCGCATCGACGGCGACGTCGACAGCTCGTCCGAGGTCGTGGGCGAGGTCGTCATCGAGCAAGGCGCCCGCCTGATCAACTCACGTGTGCGTGGCCCCGCGGCGATCGGGCGGGGGACGATCCTCGAGGACAGCTACGTCGGGCCCTTCACCTCGATCGGAGCCGACTGCTACCTCCTCCACACCGAGATCGAGCACTCGGTGTTGCTCGAACGCTGTGTGGTGCGCCACATCCCCCGGATCGAGGGGTCGTTGCTCGGGCGCGAGGTCGCGATCGAGCGAGGCGCGCGCAAGCCGGCGGCATACCGGTTCATGCTCGGCGATCACAGCCAGGTCGAGGTCCCGGGTCAGAGCTAG
- a CDS encoding LCP family protein, whose amino-acid sequence MTGPSAPLFKSVRVAKKRDWGRTVRVVAIAVAALSILLVAVGLGLWKYANSRIKTVELPALEDDLAGQPLQGTLTVLLVGADSREGLTDEQLERLGTEDVGTDLTDTIMIVQVSPAREQVAIVSFPRDLRVAYEGEPVKLNSIKSRGGADALVATVQDYTGVEIDHYVEVDLAGFLRLTDAIGGVEVCTENGLVDAYAGANIPPGCHELDGEQAVGFVRARQASDEFGSGDFGRIARQQYFIRQAMDKLTSAGTLLNPFKLKGLIDAVAAAITTDRDLGARDMLRLANSLRDLTPEQLETRSVPGYWQSPFVYAHPERAEALFQALREGGPMPDVGQDEVEDLAPADVELEILNGVGTSGLAAEVEQWLEDRGFVVSSVGNADSFDVATTVIRHAAGERAKADLVAGAFPGASVEEGEVPPGVDVVVVVGADWVDAHGSGQDASARDRATEPAGGAAPAAVD is encoded by the coding sequence GTGACCGGACCGAGCGCGCCGCTGTTCAAGTCCGTCCGCGTCGCCAAGAAGCGCGACTGGGGGCGGACCGTGCGCGTGGTCGCGATCGCCGTCGCCGCGCTCAGCATCCTGCTCGTCGCCGTCGGGCTGGGACTCTGGAAGTACGCCAACAGCCGGATCAAGACGGTCGAACTCCCTGCGCTCGAGGACGACCTCGCGGGCCAGCCGCTGCAGGGCACGCTGACGGTGCTGCTGGTCGGCGCCGACAGCCGCGAGGGCCTGACCGACGAGCAGCTCGAACGCCTGGGCACCGAGGACGTCGGCACCGACCTCACCGACACCATCATGATCGTCCAGGTCAGTCCAGCTCGCGAGCAGGTCGCGATCGTGTCGTTCCCGCGCGACCTGCGCGTGGCCTACGAGGGCGAGCCCGTCAAGCTCAACTCGATCAAGTCACGCGGGGGTGCGGACGCGCTCGTCGCGACGGTGCAGGACTACACGGGGGTCGAGATCGACCACTACGTCGAGGTCGACCTCGCCGGCTTCCTCCGCCTGACCGACGCCATCGGCGGTGTGGAGGTGTGCACCGAGAACGGCCTCGTCGACGCCTACGCGGGTGCCAACATCCCGCCCGGCTGCCACGAGCTGGACGGCGAGCAAGCGGTCGGCTTCGTCCGTGCCCGGCAGGCAAGTGACGAGTTCGGCAGCGGGGACTTCGGACGCATCGCGCGGCAGCAGTACTTCATCCGCCAGGCGATGGACAAGCTCACGTCCGCCGGCACCCTGCTGAACCCGTTCAAGCTGAAGGGGCTCATCGATGCGGTCGCGGCTGCCATCACGACCGATCGCGATCTCGGCGCCCGCGACATGCTGCGCTTGGCCAACTCCCTCCGTGATCTGACGCCGGAGCAGCTCGAGACACGCTCGGTCCCGGGGTACTGGCAGAGCCCGTTCGTGTACGCCCACCCCGAACGAGCGGAGGCGCTGTTCCAGGCACTCCGCGAGGGCGGCCCGATGCCCGATGTCGGCCAGGACGAGGTCGAAGACCTCGCTCCCGCAGATGTCGAGCTCGAGATCCTCAACGGTGTCGGTACCAGCGGGCTCGCGGCGGAGGTCGAGCAGTGGCTCGAGGACCGGGGCTTCGTCGTCTCGAGCGTGGGCAACGCTGACAGCTTCGACGTCGCCACGACCGTGATCCGTCACGCCGCCGGCGAGCGAGCGAAGGCCGATCTCGTTGCCGGGGCGTTCCCCGGCGCCAGCGTGGAGGAAGGCGAGGTCCCTCCCGGAGTCGACGTGGTCGTCGTCGTCGGGGCCGATTGGGTGGACGCACACGGCAGCGGTCAGGATGCGTCGGCGCGGGACCGTGCCACCGAGCCCGCCGGCGGAGCTGCGCCCGCGGCTGTCGACTGA